CGGTGGCGAGTTCTCGTGCCTGCGCCTGAGCGACGGCAAGATCCTTTGGACCGGCGGCAACCACGGGTATTACTGCTCGCCGATTCTTGCCGGCCGGCGCTTGCTCGCGCTCAACGAACGAGGCAGCCTGGCCGTGCTGGCCGCCGATCCGGCCGGCTACCAGGAGCTTGGCGCGAGCCAACTGGCAACAGGCGAAACGTGGACCATGCCGGCCATTGTCGGTAGCCGCATCTATGTGCGCAGCGGCGACGGGCTTGCCTGCTTTGACCTGCAGCGCTGACAAAACCGCCGGGCTCTGAACGAGCGCGCAATTTCGAGACGGCCGCGCTCGGCCGATCCGTTCGTCCAGCACACGGCGCTTTGCCTTTCGCCGTTACCTACACGCCCACGGGCTGGGCTTTTGCGCGGCGTGCAAAGCCGATGCTGCCGAGGGCTTTGTAGACTTCGTCGAGCGTCTTCTCGCCAAAGTTCGAGATACTCAACAAGTCTTCGCGGGTACACTGCAGCAGGTCGTGAACGGTGAAGATGCCGCGCTCTTCCAGGCAGTTCGTGGTGCGGACCGAAAGTCCGATTTCGGCGGTGCTCATCTCGAGCCGCTCGGTCAGTTCCTTGGCCTTCTCGTCGATAGCGCTAAGTGGAATGCGCGTCATCTGGGGTTCCCTCCCTAATGCGAGTTGTGGAAATAATTCGCAGGGCTCGTGCTTGAGCCCATCGGCCTGTCCGATTGAGCAAGAGTATAGCGATGAGCCCCGATTTTCGCCTAGCGTCTGGCGCGATTTTTTTCGCGGACGCCGTCGTGCAGTGCTAGCGTCGCGTGCTGGCTGCCACGTCTGCCGCAGGATATGCGGCGCGCTGCGAGCCGTGAATCAGTGCGTCACGCGCGTTCGTTTGGCATGAACTACGACCGCAGGTGATTCAGCGTCATGTACAGGCGTGCGGTTCTCACGACAGGCGCGCGAATCGGTACGCGGCAATTGTCATGCTTTCTTGGCGATGCGCGTCTGGCGTCGGGCATTGTCGGTAAACGTGATAATTCCGCAGCAACGGGCGACTGATCGCCTCACCGCCACAGGAGGACTGAAAGGTCGATGGGTGCCTGGGGTCTGCGTATTCGCCGCCCCCAGATTTTCGCGACAAACTGGGGGCCCAGTTCGCTCGATCCCAGCCACCCAAACTCAAATTAGACTTCGCGATCGTCCTGCTCACTGTGTCGCCAGCACCACAAAACGGGGCAAATTGCCTATAATTCATTGCATACGCAATCGACCTCACTGAAAGACGCGCGCGGTGGCTTGAAGGGTTTAGCTGCGTCTGGGAAGTCCAGGCGATGCCCCTTCGGCGGTAATCCAGCAAGGAGCTACGTTGAAAGATCTGTTTCAGGGTTTGACGCCTGCGCAACGCGCCGCGGTCGAGCACGTCGATGGGCCGCTCTTGATCTTGGCCGGGCCCGGTAGCGGCAAAACGCGCGTCGTCACGCATCGGATCGCCAACCTGCTTCGGCAGGGCGTATCGGCCTCGCGCATTTTGGCGCTGACCTTTACGAACAAAGCAGCCGACGAGATGCGCGGACGCGTCGAGCGGCTCGCTCCGGGGCAGCCCGTCCGGTTGAGCACGTTTCACCGTTTTTGCGCGCGATTGTTGCGCGAGTTCGCGCCGTTGGTCGGACTGCGAGAGAACTACACGATCTATGACACGTCGGACAGCCTGCAGGCCCTGCGGCGCGTGATCGACGAGCTGAATATCGACGCCACGCACTACACGCCACAGCAGATCGCCACGGCGATCTCGGGCGCCAAGAATCGGCTCGTGTCCGCCGAGCAATATGCGGCGCGGCCGGGCAGTCCACTTGCCAGCATCGTGGCCCGCGTGTTTCCTGCCTATCAGGCCCGCTTGCTGGCGTCGAGCGCCGTCGATTTCGATGATTTATTGATCCATGCGGTCACGCTGCTGCACGAACACCCCGAGGTCCGATCCGAGCTCGATGCACGTTTTCAATACGTCATGGTCGACGAGTACCAGGACACAAATCTGGCGCAATACAAAATCGTCCGCGCGCTCTCGGCCGACTTTCCCAATCTGGCCGTGACCGGCGATCCGGACCAGTCGATTTACGGCTGGCGAGGTGCGAACCTGAGCAACATTCTCGAGTTCGAGAAAGATTACCCCGACGTAAAAGTCGTGCGGCTCGAACAAAACTATCGCAGCACGAAACGGATTCTCAGCGTCGCGGCACAGTTGATCACGCACAACGTGCGACGCAAGCCGAAGGACCTGTTCACCGATAACCAGGAAGGGGCGCCGGTGCGTTTCGTGCGCTATGCCACGCAGCGCAGCGAGGCCGAGACGATCGCGGCCCGGATCGCGGGCGAAATTCGCGCCGGCCGCCGCCGCCCGCGCGACTTTGCCATCTTCTACCGCGTCAACGCGCTATCGCGGGCCCTGGAATTCGCACTGCGCGAACAGGGCATTCCGTACCAGATCGTCAATGGGCTGGAGTTTTTTCAGAGGCGCGAAATCAAGGACGTGTTGGCCTACCTGTTGTTGCTCAACAATCCTCGCGACGACGTCGCCTTCTTGCGCGTGATCAATACACCCGTGCGCGGCATTGGTCGGACCACGATCGAGCGACTGGCCGAGCGGGCCAACCAGCGCGGCCTCACGCTGCTGGAAGCGGCCCGCGAAAGCGGGTTGATCCCCGAGTTGAAAAAGAAGGCCGTGGTGGTCGCGCGCTTCGTGGCCATGATCGATCGTTTGGTGGCCTTGGCGGGCGGATCCATCGAAGAGATCCTGGGACATGTGCTGACCGAGACCGGCTACCGAGAGCAATTGGCCACTTCGGAAAGCGAGGAGGATCAGGAGCGGCTGGCTAATATCGAAGAGCTGCTCACCGCCGCGCGACAATTCGACGAGCGTCATGCCGGCGACTCGCAATTGAGCGATTTTCTGGAAGAGGCCAGCCTGACGAGCGATACCGACGCCTGGGACGCCGATGTCGATCGCGTCACGTTGATGACGCTGCATGCTTCAAAGGGATTGGAGTTTCCCGTTGTGCACGTGGTGGCGCTCGAGGACGGCTTGATCCCGCACGAACGCAGCCGAAACGAGGCCGATGACCTGGAAGAAGAGCGGCGCTTGCTTTTCGTCGGCATCACACGCGCTCAGCAAGAGTTGCACCTCAGCCTGGCCCAGAGTCGCGAGTTTCGCGGGCAGCGGCGGATGACGATTCCCAGCAGCTTTCTCTTCGAACTGCCGCTCGATGAGTTGGACTCTTCGGCCGAGGCGTGGATGGACCCGCTGACAGACACCGGGGCCGTGCGCGCTCAGGATAGTCACGAGACGGATCATGACGAACACCCGGGAGACGACTCGTTCGACTTTGGTGCCCTGGCGGACCAAGGCCACATAGGGGAGGAGGCACCACCGGATGTCGCACCGCGACCGGTAGGTCCAGCATGGCACGGCAAATCGTTGCGCACAGCTGCTGAACTGCTCGGCGAAGCTGGACCCAACAC
This region of Pirellulales bacterium genomic DNA includes:
- a CDS encoding DNA-directed RNA polymerase subunit alpha C-terminal domain-containing protein is translated as MTRIPLSAIDEKAKELTERLEMSTAEIGLSVRTTNCLEERGIFTVHDLLQCTREDLLSISNFGEKTLDEVYKALGSIGFARRAKAQPVGV
- a CDS encoding UvrD-helicase domain-containing protein gives rise to the protein MKDLFQGLTPAQRAAVEHVDGPLLILAGPGSGKTRVVTHRIANLLRQGVSASRILALTFTNKAADEMRGRVERLAPGQPVRLSTFHRFCARLLREFAPLVGLRENYTIYDTSDSLQALRRVIDELNIDATHYTPQQIATAISGAKNRLVSAEQYAARPGSPLASIVARVFPAYQARLLASSAVDFDDLLIHAVTLLHEHPEVRSELDARFQYVMVDEYQDTNLAQYKIVRALSADFPNLAVTGDPDQSIYGWRGANLSNILEFEKDYPDVKVVRLEQNYRSTKRILSVAAQLITHNVRRKPKDLFTDNQEGAPVRFVRYATQRSEAETIAARIAGEIRAGRRRPRDFAIFYRVNALSRALEFALREQGIPYQIVNGLEFFQRREIKDVLAYLLLLNNPRDDVAFLRVINTPVRGIGRTTIERLAERANQRGLTLLEAARESGLIPELKKKAVVVARFVAMIDRLVALAGGSIEEILGHVLTETGYREQLATSESEEDQERLANIEELLTAARQFDERHAGDSQLSDFLEEASLTSDTDAWDADVDRVTLMTLHASKGLEFPVVHVVALEDGLIPHERSRNEADDLEEERRLLFVGITRAQQELHLSLAQSREFRGQRRMTIPSSFLFELPLDELDSSAEAWMDPLTDTGAVRAQDSHETDHDEHPGDDSFDFGALADQGHIGEEAPPDVAPRPVGPAWHGKSLRTAAELLGEAGPNTAIDPSTPSYPDRASVAAVGSTASGLNTAAELFSELTPAPRVSPDDFYQGMLVRHPEYGLGKIVALSGGGPRRTATVAFASGVGQKKFVVGQSTLRPAKGA